In Drosophila subpulchrella strain 33 F10 #4 breed RU33 chromosome 3R, RU_Dsub_v1.1 Primary Assembly, whole genome shotgun sequence, the following are encoded in one genomic region:
- the LOC119546575 gene encoding probable Rho GTPase-activating protein CG5521 isoform X2 has translation MFTKKSHADVKKSTAKLQDCKKDSASRLRHLRMILDNVELEESKSLFETNYSHVYFILYDTFIQAEANLKQKVHKAHREELDGSLWLLEKILCLLPELLARRWQCHSLSRIMAKLLHLGNSPKLRREGVRYFLLWYQTLGENAPGYVHAMYADLIPGLIVPQKGVTGPDTEFSASDFLTHPNMKADGGMASVFHDNAFSHPVQSSEVVALLPPSSSEKSAPPDPRDGLEVLLNSMVQTAACLRWRDNRAQKDHRAFAFLLQRFMDVFLPVFSPNFDTSCSIYNPRLDLPVMRSINKKEEVMASCVVVLITWVSRFTHERLLSHRLDCTLHIEDVDHVRLQGYQQGRIVRDVFYVSRENINFVHEVYRQAFLLNFTSKPQIEAIRTAIAVYRDWMTGETPPPFLLEPNDDPPPPPTAGGTPRSQRLRTPSYVGAIAGSKDQLAVRAGRQNVLQVFVTNAANVFLVNTANLNICFPTRSRTYRSTPLEEQTELCKKVLNVYRTMVMNTEMDSRTWEQLLMVLLQVTSVVLHQNHHTLPSGTPKSATLGGILGSAIFQTLIVTWIRAHTKVPVNVQLWEKFLNVLQSLTHREELIVEWNKTIQTLTRVFSRYTYCINLLDLPLDRVAESRAEKRRRIGSVWQAAGSGSAANGGSAASAAISQSRQRESLAESGSSRSEETSSQMPLANHPRPHHQHTQSQGGNGTRPVPLTPMLSRSYSEGSLASAARSSRIRRRRAATPKQKVLQPPQAGENCSNPQDLRRAMSLDSLARKGDAEETDSYQEGDNISGAGSRSPSPTASSGIEGGSIKDAQLQIDASLDDANSGSYGSGSNSGSVSGRRCIILGGSAEGWHPDSTSIMWKRMLGALGDVNRIPKADLHAQVFMHLLEMTQNLIKIKQNQGISSDNQSTPPMPTLVPPIGIVAPWCYGSLSLDRSFKNGKLWALQLLCSLAIHGAVGMQQLPLFYHALHQLLTGEDRDLIYAILKHLEGPRLLSLLLPGHTLLLLDLVHASAILLTSLEVSRSTPRAEVAALLGSLLCYPSSLLPRPVLQPSPQKFELMECPDLQDHILNIVLRCARREPSAKARCIALSQLGQWLLMRLSQPLPVSSTSGRGNLFQQAVPHHKDVHPKETQVYNPRIKEVLQVLLQALQFKHHTIAMVAVDSLKLCAERGRQLSAIERVPQLIITAICKALEIQNVTKPKDSDKVVLTSLMLCLGEFCMAIPAPIMLTPFNEQGDTLVLQVLRVLLQVASGAPRHERVKLTADDDFDMHITHDDLQGDGRLPEATYQTSETIQKCITAIKLCAKAVSMHLVTHVGHFPMGIGASRLSSMVEEQDDIGNAAYGGQVESRRDSVELPSAVNAQNMQLFMLNSGLVASFIELPTLKLPGGGITAGLVTAEKQVRVLMRDLNGKACWDASILYSEPRKAEEPPAKTTPKIHHTQPLDSMVSSMVAHELQAPRHTLRHRPAGVLPLAKDMAPDLDQLDDMLAYIGHTSPECVPPTVSQLNAPSSSPLSGNQEAQAISVILNQRLLEQEFVTHSALAPSPALRHASSNSSLQQPDQRSLHSATPSFDSLPTRTEMPFQYCRLLFSHLGLAGWERRSRTHLLQRSEKLMRELRNVDLQKCRETHKMAVIYVAAGQEDKGSILRNTSGSSTYEMFVSALGWEIDLETHNGFLGGLPRQGCGATAPYYATPFLEVVYHVATRMPSDSSEAMLLKTRHLGNDEVHIVWSEHHRDYRRDILPTEFCDVLIVVYPLKNGLFRVTVNRKPEVPWFGPLANESVVSGACLATLIRATAINASRTKRAALPLYQQFYEERNRSLDSVSSRYKESTTFEDFASRIFNPMPLSTLGTLRESNASSSAAPLASALLDHNRASVKGWVQASIDSGPIIGIAPSASAGSTAAMEAATGMASASPRGHRKLGAPFKSVTKKHSLQQIVVGGGGGAGGDTPPESPTLPQRRFK, from the exons atgtttacaaaaaaatCGCATGCCGACGTGAAGAAATCCACGGCCAAATTGCAGGACTGCAAGAAGGATTCAGCCTCCAGATTGCGGCACCTACGCATGATATTGG atAATGTGGAGCTGGAAGAGTCGAAATCACTGTTCGAGACCAACTACAGCCATGTCTACTTTATTCTGTACGACACCTTTATTCAAGCCGAGGCGAATCTGAAGCAAAAAG TTCACAAGGCGCATCGCGAGGAACTAGACGGCTCACTATGGCTGCTGGAGAAGATCCTGTGCCTTCTGCCGGAGTTGTTGGCCCGTCGGTGGCAATGTCACTCCCTGAGTCGCATCATGGCCAAGCTTTTGCATCTGGGCAACTCGCCCAAGCTGAGACGGGAAGGTGTCAG ATACTTCCTGCTGTGGTACCAGACGTTGGGCGAGAATGCCCCAGGCTATGTGCACGCCATGTACGCGGATCTCATCCCCGGCCTAATTGTGCCCCAGAAAGGCGTCACCGGACCGGATACGGAGTTCAGTGCCTCGGACTTTCTTACCCATCCGAACATGAAGGCGGATGGGGGCATGGCCTCCGTTTTCCACGACAATGCATTCTCGCATCCCGTGCAGAGTTCAGAGGTAGTGGCCCTACTGCCTCCTTCATCCAGCGAAAAGTCAGCGCCACCGGATCCCCGGGATGGCCTGGAGGTTCTGCTAAACAGCATGGTACAAACGGCGGCCTGTTTGCGATGGCGTGATAATCGCGCCCAGAAGGATCACCGGGCATTTGCCTTCCTGCTGCAGCGCTTTATGGACGTATTCCTGCCCGTCTTTTCGCCCAATTTCGATACGAGCTGCTCCATTTACAATCCCCGCCTGGATCTGCCCGTCATGCGATCGATAAACAAGAAGGAGGAGGTGATGGCCTCGTGTGTGGTGGTCCTGATCACCTGGGTATCACGTTTCACCCACGAGCGTTTGTTGAGCCATCGCTTGGATTGCACTCTGCACATCGAGGACGTGGACCATGTGCGTCTGCAGGGCTATCAGCAGGGACGCATCGTGCGTGATGTGTTCTACGTCAGTCGAGAGAATATCAACTTTGTACACGAGGTGTATCGTCAGGCATTTCTGCTGAACTTCACCTCTAAGCCGCAAATAGAAGCAATTCGCACGGCCATCGCTGTGTACCGCGATTGGATGACGGGCGAGACTCCTCCGCCGTTCCTGCTGGAGCCCAATGACGATCCGCCGCCTCCGCCGACGGCGGGTGGAACTCCTAGGAGTCAGCGCCTACGCACGCCCTCGTATGTGGGAGCCATTGCGGGCTCCAAGGATCAATTGGCGGTCAGAGCTGGGCGGCAAAATGTATTACAA GTGTTTGTGACCAATGCGGCGAATGTATTCCTGGTGAACACCGCCAACCTGAACATCTGCTTCCCCACCCGCTCGCGAACTTATCGCTCCACTCCACTAGAAGAGCAGACGGAGCTCTGCAAGAAGGTGCTGAATGTGTACCGCACCATGGTGATGAACACGGAGATGGATTCGCGCACCTGGGAGCAACTGCTGATGGTGTTGCTGCAGGTCACCTCAGTGGTGCTGCACCAGAACCACCATACATTGCCAAGTGGCACCCCTAAGAGTGCCACTCTGGGCGGAATCCTAGGGTCGGCTATATTCCAGACTCTGATTGTCACATGGATACGAGCGCACACAAAGGTGCCCGTCAACGTGCAGTTGTGGGAGAAATTCCTGAATGTCCTGCAATCCTTGACGCACCGCGAGGAGCTCATCGTTGAGTGGAACAAGACCATTCAAACACTGACTCGTGTCTTTTCGCGATACACCTACTGCATTAACTTGCTGGATCTTCCCCTGGATCGAGTGGCGGAGAGTCGGGCGGAGAAACGTCGTCGCATCGGCAGCGTCTGGCAGGCAGCGGGATCGGGCAGCGCTGCCAATGGAGGCAGTGCTGCTTCTGCTGCCATTAGCCAAAGCAGACAGCGGGAATCCCTAGCGGAATCGGGTAGCAGTCGCTCGGAGGAGACCTCGTCGCAGATGCCACTTGCAAATCATCCACGACCTCACCACCAGCACACGCAATCCCAAGGAGGCAATGGCACACGACCAGTTCCCTTGACTCCCATGCTAAGTAGGAGCTACAGTGAGGGCAGCCTAGCTTCAGCGGCCAGGAGCTCTAGAATACGACGCCGTCGGGCTGCCACTCCCAAACAAAAGGTGCTCCAACCACCACAGGCGGGAGAGAATTGCTCTAACCCACAGGATCTGAGGAGAGCCATGTCTCTGGACTCACTGGCTAGGAAGGGTGATGCAGAGGAGACGGACAGCTACCAGGAAGGTGACAACATAAGTGGAGCGGGTTCCAGAAGTCCCTCACCCACAGCCAGCAGCGGAATTGAAGGTGGATCCATCAAAGATGCCCAGCTGCAGATAGATGCCAGCTTGGACGATGCCAATTCTGGGAGCTACGGGAGTGGCAGCAACTCTGGGAGTGTTTCCGGACGTCGGTGCATTATCTTAGGAGGCTCAGCGGAGGGTTGGCATCCAGATTCCACCTCCATCATGTGGAAGCGCATGCTTGGTGCCTTGGGAGACGTTAATCGCATACCAAAAGCGGATCTGCACGCCCAGGTGTTTATGCATTTGCTGGAGATGACGCAAAATCTCATCAAGATCAAGCAGAACCAAGGGATATCCTCGGATAATCAGAGCACTCCACCGATGCCGACTTTGGTGCCACCCATTGGAATAGTGGCGCCCTGGTGTTATGGATCTCTTTCGCTAGATCGATCCTTCAAGAATGGCAAACTATGGGCCCTTCAATTGCTCTGTTCGCTCGCGATTCATGGAGCTGTGGGCATGCAGCAGCTGCCATTGTTTTATCATGCTCTTCATCAGCTGCTGACTGGTGAGGATCGGGACTTGATTTATGCAATTCTCAAACACTTGGAAGGACCCAGGTTGCTGAGCTTGCTTTTGCCAGGACACactttgctgctgctggactTGGTTCATGCGAGTGCTATATTGCTGACTTCATTGGAGGTTTCAAGGAGCACGCCAAGAGCCGAAGTGGCGGCTCTCCTGGGATCGCTGCTCTGCTACCCATCCTCCTTGCTGCCACGCCCTGTTCTGCAGCCCTCGCCACAGAAGTTTGAGCTTATGGAGTGTCCGGATTTGCAGGATCACATCCTAAACATTGTGCTCAGATGCGCCAGGCGGGAACCTTCGGCCAAGGCGCGATGCATTGCCCTCTCACAACTGGGTCAGTGGCTGCTTATGCGTCTTTCTCAACCCTTGCCGGTCTCCTCGACGTCCGGAAGGGGAAACCTCTTTCAGCAGGCAGTGCCCCATCACAAAGATGTGCATCCCAAGGAGACGCAAGTCTACAATCCGCGCATCAAGGAGGTGCTTCAAGTACTGCTCCAGGCGCTACAGTTTAAGCATCACACCATCGCCATGGTTGCAGTGGATTCGTTAAAGTTGTGCGCCGAACGTGGACGCCAACTGTCCGCCATTGAAAGGGTTCCCCAGCTAATCATCACAGCCATTTGCAAGGCTTTGGAAATCCAGAACGTAACCAAGCCCAAGGATTCGGACAAGGTGGTTCTTACATCGCTGATGCTGTGCTTGGGTGAATTCTGCATGGCTATTCCTGCCCCAATTATGCTGACGCCCTTCAACGAACAAGGTGATACTCTAGTGCTCCAGGTGCTCAGGGTACTCCTGCAGGTTGCCTCGGGAGCTCCACGCCATGAGAGGGTAAAACTGACCGCCGACGATGATTTTGATATGCACATTACCCACGACGATCTCCAAGGAGATGGACGCCTTCCGGAAGCTACCTATCAAACATCCGAGACCATTCAGAAATGCATCACGGCCATCAAGTTGTGTGCCAAGGCGGTGTCCATGCATCTGGTCACCCACGTGGGTCATTTTCCCATGGGGATCGGAGCATCTCGCTTGAGTTCCATGGTTGAGGAGCAGGACGACATTGGTAATGCTGCCTATGGTGGTCAGGTGGAGTCGCGTCGCGACTCCGTGGAACTTCCATCTGCTGTAAATGCCCAGAACATGCAGCTGTTCATGCTAAACTCCGGTCTGGTGGCCAGTTTCATTGAGCTGCCCACTCTGAAACTCCCTGGTGGAGGAATCACGGCTGGTTTGGTCACAGCCGAGAAGCAAGTTAGAGTCCTAATGCGGGATCTCAATGGCAAAGCCTGTTGGGATGCCTCCATATTGTATTCGGAACCGCGGAAAGCGGAAGAGCCTCCTGCGAAAACCACACCAAAGATTCACCACACCCAACCGTTGGATTCCATGGTCTCTTCCATGGTGGCGCATGAGCTGCAGGCACCGCGACACACTCTGCGTCACCGTCCGGCGGGAGTTTTGCCGCTGGCCAAGGATATGGCCCCGGATCTGGATCAACTGGACGATATGTTGGCCTATATTGGTCATACCAGTCCAGAGTGTGTGCCCCCCACTGTAAGCCAGTTGAATGCTCCAAGCAGCAGTCCCCTGAGTGGAAATCAGGAGGCGCAGGCCATTTCGGTGATCCTGAATCAACGCCTCCTGGAGCAGGAATTCGTAACACACTCGGCGCTGGCTCCATCCCCGGCTTTGCGTCACGCCAGCTCAAATTCATCGCTGCAACAGCCGGATCAGAGGTCCCTACACTCCGCTACGCCTTCCTTTGATTCTCTGCCCACCCGCACTGAGATGCCGTTCCAGTATTGCCGACTGCTCTTCTCACATTTGGGTCTGGCTGGTTGGGAGCGACGGTCCCGGACGCACTTGCTCCAGCGGAGCGAGAAACTCATGCGGGAGTTGCGGAACGTGGATCTTCAGAAATGCCGAGAAACCCATAAGATGGCGGTGATTTATGTGGCCGCCGGCCAGGAAGATAAAGGAAGCATCCTGAGGAATACGAGTGGAAGCAGCACCTACGAGATGTTCGTTTCCGCTTTGGGTTGGGAGATCGATCTGGAGACGCACAATGGTTTCCTGGGTGGATTACCCCGTCAAGGATGCGGGGCAACGGCTCCGTATTACGCCACACCCTTTCTTGAGGTGGTCTACCATGTGGCCACCAGAATGCCGTCGGACTCCTCGGAGGCCATGCTACTGAAGACGCGCCATCTTGGCAACGACGAGGTCCACATTGTGTGGAGTGAGCACCATCGGGATTACAGACGGGACATTCTGCCCACCGAGTTTTGCGATGTGCTGATTGTGGTTTATCCGCTGAAGAATGGTTTGTTCCGGGTGACTGTCAACCGGAAGCCGGAGGTGCCATGGTTTGGACCATTGGCCAATGAGAGCGTGGTAAGCGGCGCCTGCTTGGCCACCCTGATCCGCGCCACTGCCATCAATGCCAGTCGGACGAAGCGCGCCGCCTTGCCGCTCTACCAACAATT CTACGAGGAGCGCAACAGGTCGTTGGATAGCGTGTCTTCGCGATACAAGGAGAGTACCACCTTTGAGGACTTCGCCAGCCGCATCTTTAATCCCATGCCGCTGTCCACATTGGGCACTCTACGGGAATCCAATGCCAGCAGTTCGGCAGCACCTCTGGCTTCGGCTTTGCTCGATCACAATCGTGCCTCCGTGAAAG gtTGGGTTCAAGCTTCGATTGACTCTGGCCCCATAATTGGAATAGCACCATCGGCCTCAGCTGGATCCACCGCAGCCATGGAGGCAGCCACCGGAATGGCCTCTGCCTCGCCGCGTGGCCACCGAAAACTGGGAGCTCCTTTCAAGAGCGTGACCAAGAAGCACTCGCTGCAGCAGATCGTCGTCGGAGGCGGCGGAGGAGCCGGCGGAGACACGCCGCCCGAGAGTCCAACCTTGCCGCAGCGACGCTTCAAATAA